The Tardiphaga alba genome includes a window with the following:
- the recJ gene encoding single-stranded-DNA-specific exonuclease RecJ, with the protein MSPTTDIPELIHPAFLGVTQSATGRIWRDRVDERGAARALAMVQRFKLPEMLARVIAGRGIPIDAVEDFLDPTIRKLMPDPFTITQMEAAAKRIADAAVRREQVAIFGDYDVDGATSSALLAWHLRHCGLDPAIHIPDRIFEGYGPNADAIRALAGKGNTLLVTVDCGTTSFEPLAEAKKLGMSVVVIDHHQANEELPDVEAVVNPNRLDDISGLGHLAAVGLVLITLVAVNRELRARGFWKPEMPEPNLLDMLHHVALGTVADVAPLIGLNRAFVAKGLIALRRRDHVGHVALMDVARLNGPPEAWHLGFMLGPRINAGGRIGRADLGVRLLLEGDVSEAAKIAAELDRLNMERRVIEQAAEAQAEAEALAALGLEDKGSVIVTASEGWHPGVVGLVASRLKEKFARPSFAIALEPGGIGTGSGRSISGVDLGKAVRQAVADGLLMKGGGHAMAAGVTLKKEKLGEFRAFLEERLAPDVAKSRNEKELFIDGAVTARGVTVDLVNTLNRAGPFGQANPEPVIALPAHQLAYVDEVGQAHLRLRLKAADGAMVNGIAFRSIGQKLGNALQEYRGQQVHVAGSLTVDRWQGQERVQMRVIDVALPSSEPRMIR; encoded by the coding sequence ATGTCTCCGACCACCGACATCCCCGAACTCATCCATCCCGCCTTCCTCGGCGTGACCCAATCCGCCACCGGCCGCATCTGGCGCGACCGGGTGGACGAGCGCGGGGCGGCGCGGGCGCTGGCCATGGTGCAGCGGTTCAAGCTGCCGGAGATGCTCGCGCGGGTCATCGCCGGGCGCGGCATCCCGATCGATGCCGTCGAGGATTTCCTTGATCCCACCATCCGCAAGCTGATGCCGGACCCGTTCACCATCACCCAGATGGAAGCCGCCGCGAAGCGCATCGCCGATGCCGCGGTGCGCAGGGAGCAGGTCGCGATCTTCGGCGACTATGACGTGGACGGCGCGACATCCTCTGCGCTGCTCGCTTGGCACCTGCGCCATTGCGGCCTCGATCCCGCGATCCACATTCCCGACCGCATCTTCGAGGGCTATGGCCCCAATGCCGATGCGATCCGCGCGCTGGCCGGGAAGGGCAATACGCTGCTCGTCACCGTCGATTGCGGCACCACGTCGTTCGAGCCGCTGGCCGAGGCGAAGAAGCTCGGCATGTCCGTGGTGGTCATCGATCACCATCAGGCCAATGAGGAACTGCCCGACGTCGAGGCTGTCGTGAACCCCAATCGCCTCGACGACATTTCCGGTCTTGGCCATCTCGCCGCCGTCGGCCTCGTGCTGATCACGCTGGTCGCCGTCAATCGCGAGCTGCGCGCACGCGGTTTCTGGAAGCCGGAAATGCCCGAGCCGAACCTGCTCGACATGCTGCATCACGTGGCGCTCGGCACCGTTGCCGACGTGGCACCGCTGATCGGCCTCAACCGCGCCTTCGTTGCCAAAGGCCTGATCGCGTTGCGTCGGCGCGATCATGTCGGCCATGTCGCGCTGATGGATGTGGCGCGGCTCAACGGGCCGCCGGAAGCCTGGCATCTCGGCTTCATGTTGGGCCCGCGCATCAATGCCGGTGGCCGCATCGGCCGTGCCGATCTCGGTGTTCGGCTGTTGCTTGAAGGCGACGTCTCCGAGGCCGCGAAGATCGCCGCCGAACTCGATCGCCTCAACATGGAGCGTCGCGTCATCGAACAGGCGGCGGAGGCGCAGGCGGAAGCCGAGGCGCTGGCTGCGCTCGGCCTCGAGGACAAGGGCAGCGTCATCGTCACCGCGAGCGAAGGCTGGCATCCCGGCGTCGTCGGTCTCGTCGCATCACGGCTGAAAGAGAAGTTCGCACGACCGTCTTTTGCCATCGCGCTGGAGCCCGGCGGTATCGGTACCGGCTCCGGCCGTTCGATCTCCGGCGTCGACCTCGGCAAGGCGGTACGTCAGGCCGTGGCGGACGGCCTGCTGATGAAGGGCGGCGGTCACGCCATGGCTGCTGGCGTCACATTGAAGAAGGAGAAGCTCGGCGAATTTCGCGCTTTCCTTGAAGAGCGCCTCGCGCCGGATGTCGCGAAGTCACGCAACGAGAAAGAGCTGTTCATCGACGGCGCCGTCACTGCGCGCGGCGTCACTGTCGATCTCGTCAACACGCTCAACCGCGCGGGCCCATTTGGCCAAGCCAATCCGGAGCCTGTCATCGCGTTGCCCGCGCATCAGCTCGCTTATGTGGATGAAGTCGGCCAGGCGCATCTGCGGCTGCGTCTCAAGGCGGCCGATGGCGCCATGGTCAATGGCATCGCGTTCCGCTCCATCGGCCAGAAACTCGGCAATGCCTTGCAGGAATATCGCGGGCAGCAGGTGCATGTAGCCGGTTCGCTCACCGTCGATCGCTGGCAGGGACAGGAGCGGGTGCAGATGCGCGTCATCGACGTGGCGCTGCCGTCGAGCGAGCCGCGAATGATCAGGTGA
- a CDS encoding haloacid dehalogenase type II produces the protein MSDTSAVKALIFDVFGTVVDWRTSLINDLTAWSAPRGIKADWTALVDAWRQAYVPSMDSVRHHPERGFLKLDKLHRHSLEALVEKFGIKGLTDDDLHHLTLGWHRLHPWKDSVPGLTRLKTKFVISPLSNGNVALLTNMAKFGGLPWDLIMSAELFKHYKPDPESYLGACELLSLKPHEVMMVAAHNNDLDAAQKCGLKTSFVPRITEYGPHQSRDFKADGDWDVVAEDFEDMAKRLGC, from the coding sequence ATGAGCGACACCTCCGCCGTCAAAGCCCTGATCTTCGATGTGTTCGGCACCGTCGTCGACTGGCGCACCAGCCTCATCAACGACCTCACTGCCTGGAGCGCGCCCCGGGGTATCAAGGCCGACTGGACAGCGCTCGTCGATGCCTGGCGGCAGGCTTACGTACCTTCGATGGATAGCGTGCGCCATCACCCCGAGCGTGGCTTCCTCAAGCTCGACAAACTGCATCGCCACTCGCTGGAAGCGCTCGTCGAGAAGTTCGGCATCAAGGGCCTGACCGACGACGATCTGCATCATCTCACCCTCGGCTGGCACCGCCTGCATCCGTGGAAGGACTCGGTGCCGGGCCTCACCCGCCTGAAGACGAAATTCGTCATCAGCCCGCTGTCCAACGGCAATGTGGCGCTGCTCACCAATATGGCGAAGTTCGGCGGCCTGCCATGGGACCTCATCATGAGCGCCGAGCTGTTCAAGCATTACAAGCCCGATCCCGAAAGCTATCTCGGTGCCTGCGAATTGCTCAGCCTCAAGCCGCATGAAGTGATGATGGTCGCCGCCCACAACAACGACCTCGACGCCGCGCAAAAGTGTGGCCTCAAGACCAGCTTCGTCCCCCGCATCACCGAATACGGCCCGCACCAGAGCCGCGACTTCAAGGCCGACGGCGACTGGGACGTAGTGGCGGAAGATTTTGAGGACATGGCGAAGCGGCTGGGGTGCTAA
- the glpX gene encoding class II fructose-bisphosphatase — protein MSTIISVPPQQLLERILTLEIVRVTERAAVSAARLRGHGKEKAADQAAVDAMRRELNKLPIEGTIVIGEGERDEAPMLFIGEKVGINAGPKVDIAVDPLEGTTLCAKDMPGSIATLAMADGGTLLHAPDVYMEKLAIGPGYDKNLLDLDAPPAENIQRLAKAKGVPVSEITALVLERPRHEALINAIRATGASLRLIPDGDVAGVIHTTDPDKSGVDIYMGTGGAPEGVLAAVALRCTGGQMLTRLILDTDEKRERSRKMGVTDPKMIYRIEDMAKGDCLFAATGVTDGALLSGVKFRGNVIETETIVMRSVTGTVRVIKGEHRQLEKFHLD, from the coding sequence ATGTCCACCATTATTTCCGTCCCGCCGCAGCAGTTGCTGGAGCGCATTCTGACACTGGAAATCGTGCGCGTGACCGAGCGTGCGGCGGTGTCGGCAGCGCGCCTGCGCGGCCATGGCAAGGAAAAGGCAGCCGACCAGGCTGCTGTGGACGCGATGCGCCGCGAACTCAATAAGCTGCCCATCGAAGGCACCATCGTGATCGGCGAGGGCGAGCGCGACGAAGCGCCGATGCTGTTCATCGGCGAGAAGGTCGGCATCAATGCCGGCCCGAAGGTGGACATTGCGGTCGATCCGCTCGAAGGCACCACGCTTTGCGCCAAGGACATGCCGGGCTCGATCGCGACGCTCGCCATGGCCGATGGCGGCACGCTGCTGCATGCGCCGGACGTCTATATGGAAAAGCTGGCGATCGGCCCTGGCTACGACAAGAACCTGCTCGATCTCGATGCGCCGCCGGCCGAGAACATCCAGCGTCTTGCCAAGGCCAAAGGCGTGCCGGTGTCGGAGATCACGGCGCTGGTGCTGGAGCGTCCGCGCCATGAAGCGCTGATCAACGCGATCCGCGCCACCGGCGCCTCGCTCCGCCTGATCCCGGATGGCGACGTCGCTGGCGTCATCCACACTACCGATCCCGACAAGTCAGGCGTCGATATCTATATGGGCACCGGCGGCGCGCCTGAAGGCGTGCTCGCGGCCGTGGCGCTGCGCTGCACCGGCGGCCAGATGCTGACCCGCCTGATTCTCGACACCGACGAGAAGCGCGAGCGCTCGCGCAAGATGGGCGTCACCGATCCGAAGATGATTTATCGCATCGAGGACATGGCCAAGGGCGACTGCCTGTTCGCGGCCACTGGCGTTACCGATGGCGCGCTGCTGTCGGGCGTCAAATTCCGCGGCAATGTGATCGAGACCGAGACCATCGTGATGCGCTCGGTGACCGGCACCGTCCGCGTCATCAAGGGCGAACATCGCCAGCTCGAAAAATTCCACCTCGATTGA
- a CDS encoding GNAT family N-acetyltransferase, translated as MPKAQNVEIRPVGPDERAAWEPLWQGYLTFYKATLPQVATDTAWKRFHDANEQMFLLGAYVDGKLTGIVQFLYHRSSWTPGDYCYLQDLFVDNSARGLGLGRALIEAVYAKAKADGCSRVHWLTQNENAQARILYDQVADNSGFMQYRKIF; from the coding sequence ATGCCCAAAGCCCAAAATGTTGAAATCCGCCCGGTCGGCCCCGATGAACGGGCCGCCTGGGAGCCGCTGTGGCAGGGCTACCTGACCTTCTACAAGGCGACGCTGCCGCAGGTTGCCACCGACACCGCGTGGAAGCGCTTTCACGATGCCAATGAGCAGATGTTTCTGCTCGGCGCTTACGTGGACGGCAAGCTCACGGGCATCGTCCAGTTCCTGTATCACCGCTCGTCCTGGACGCCGGGTGACTACTGCTATCTGCAAGACCTGTTCGTCGACAACAGCGCCCGCGGTCTCGGCCTCGGCCGTGCGCTGATCGAGGCGGTCTATGCGAAAGCCAAGGCCGACGGCTGCAGCCGCGTGCACTGGCTGACCCAGAATGAGAACGCACAGGCGCGGATTCTGTATGATCAGGTCGCGGACAATTCCGGCTTCATGCAGTATCGGAAGATATTCTGA